In a single window of the Danio rerio strain Tuebingen ecotype United States chromosome 20, GRCz12tu, whole genome shotgun sequence genome:
- the caiap gene encoding CARD- and ANK-domain containing inflammasome adapter protein isoform X1, with amino-acid sequence MSISFKALDMGSTSFTNPYAIEVIQMKRSELVSGILNPEDLLDLLIANGVLQPDIRVLVSDLTVREEKNSRMLNILISRGERACRIFFYPCLKRAEPDLYQHMRTYVGGVNEGIRDARRQLIGYLLEKDKQGLVKNSKPERIHPKSTANEPNNEPLNKQILKSESNHHDAILEAISSGDLYLLQELTKELDVNSVLSSNDTLLHHAAEYGKEAIVYFLLRQGAKLDLKDKEGRTALHRAAQRGHTAVAVALAKAGADIHATDQTSKTPLHLAAQNGHEGCVKALVHEEKKSLKNQTTVLHMAAIEDNATLAEVLLRNGALVDAQDGQRKTALHHAVRHGNEKTAAVLLKAGAQVDSRIVDAAFQLNRKSLLSLFLQHVHESMSQTEINAALFKAVQRNLDAVVAALIEHGADVNSCNELGYTPVLLAAELGNGEAFKVLVSKKAKLDERLPNQMSSLHLAVQSGSIQIAQILLHKGIDPNISGPKDQTPLHLSASHNQPAMMALLLRVGAQLNPVTQDGFTPLHLASQNGHTEAVAQLLEAKADVHAKDKQGRTALHWAAEQGEVAIIQSLLAAGAYSNASEREKKTPLHLAAAEGHTKAVSALLAGKAKVGAKDMDGCSPLHYAARNGKERAGSVLLASSKSKNVDDKNVWRRTALHLAAEHGHEALVGILLENKAKINALDNNKDTPLHCACKTGHLGTVQRLINWTNGERANLQATNNVKKNALQVAEAGDTEAHENISTLLKKKMFLVK; translated from the exons AT GAGCATTTCCTTCAAAGCACTGGACATGGGCTCAACCAGCTTTACCAATCCCTACGCCATTGAAGTCATCCAGATGAAGAGAAGCGAGTTAGTCAGTGGCATCTTAAATCCAGAGGACCTGCTTGATCTTCTCATTGCGAATGGAGTTCTTCAACCTGACATCCGAGTCTTGGTGTCCGACCTCACAGTGCGAGAGGAGAAGAACTCCAGGATGTTAAACATCTTGATCTCCAGAGGAGAACGTGCCTGCCGCATCTTCTTCTACCCTTGTCTGAAAAGAGCGGAACCTGACCTTTACCAGCACATGAGAACGTATGTGGGTGGAGTTAATGAGGGCATTAGAGATGCGCGGAGACAACTAATAGGATATCTGCTGGAGAAAGACAAACAAGGCCTTGTCAAAAACTCAAAACCAGAGAGAATCCATCCCAAGTCTACAGCAAACGAGCCTAATAATGAGCCTTTAAACAAGCAGATCCTCAAATCCGAAAGTAACCACCATGATGCCATCCTCGAAGCCATATCTTCAGGCGATTTATATCTCCTTCAGGAGCTCACTAAAGAATTGGATGTCAACAGTGTGCTCTCGTCTAATGATACTCTTCTACACCATGCTGCTGAATACGGTAAGGAGGCCATTGTGTATTTTCTGCTTAGACAAGGAGCGAAACTGGATTTGAAGGACAAGGAGGGCCGTACAGCCCTACACAGAGCTGCACAACGGGGCCACACCGCTGTTGCTGTGGCCCTTGCGAAGGCTGGTGCGGATATTCATGCTACCGACCAAACTTCTAAGACTCCTTTGCATCTGGCTGCACAAAATGGACATGAAGGGTGTGTTAAAGCTCTAGTGCACGAAGAAAAGAAAAGCCTTAAGAATCAGACAACAGTACTGCATATGGCGGCCATTGAAGATAATGCAACACTGGCAGAAGTTCTTCTAAGAAACGGCGCTTTAGTAGATGCACAAGATGGTCAAAGGAAAACAGCTCTTCATCACGCAGTTCGCCACGGAAATGAGAAAACCGCAGCGGTCTTGTTGAAGGCTGGAGCTCAGGTGGACTCCAGGATCGTGGATGCTGCTTTCCAGCTAAACAGAAAGTCTCTCCTCTCTCTATTTTTGCAGCATGTCCACGAGTCCATGTCTCAGACTGAGATAAATGCGGCTCTTTTTAAAGCGGTTCAGAGGAACTTGGATGCGGTCGTGGCTGCACTTATTGAGCACGGTGCAGATGTCAATAGCTGCAATGAGCTTGGATACACACCTGTGCTTCTGGCTGCAGAGCTGGGAAATGGGGAGGCTTTTAAAGTGCTGGTCTCCAAAAAGGCCAAGCTGGATGAGAGACTGCCGAACCAGATGTCCAGTCTTCATTTGGCTGTTCAAAGCGGCAGCATACAAATAGCGCAG ATATTGTTGCATAAGGGCATAGACCCCAACATCAGTGGCCCTAAAGATCAGACTCCTCTCCATCTCAGTGCATCCCATAATCAGCCAGCCATGATGGCACTGCTACTGCGTGTGGGGGCTCAGCTCAATCCCGTCACCCAGGATGGATTCACTCCACTGCACCTCGCCAGCCAAAATGGCCACACTGAAGCAGTCGCCCAACTGCTAGAGGCCAAAGCCGATGTCCATGCCAAAGACAAACAGGGAAGAACAGCCTTGCACTGGGCGGCAGAACAAGGAGAAGTGGCCATCATACAATCACTTCTCGCTGCTGGAGCGTATTCAAATGCCTCAGAAAGAGAGAAGAAAACCCCATTGCATCTGGCTGCAGCGGAGGGACACACTAAGGCAGTTTCAGCACTGTTGGCTGGTAAAgctaaagttggagctaaagacATGGACGGCTGCTCACCACTGCATTACGCTGCTCGAAACGGAAAGGAAAGAGCAGGCAGTGTTCTTCTCGCATCGAGTAAGAGCAAGAATGTGGATGATAAGAACGTGTGGAGGAGGACTGCTCTGCATTTAGCTGCAGAGCATGGTCATGAGGCGCTGGTTGGCATTTTACTGGAGAATAAAGCAAAGATTAACGCCCTGGATAACAATAAAGACACACCACTTCACTGTGCTTGCAAGACTGGGCATTTGGGAACGGTACAGAGACTGATCAACTGGACAAATGGAGAACGGGCAAATCTTCAGGCTACTAATAATGTGAAGAAAAACGCACTTCAGGTGGCTGAAGCAGGGGACACAGAGGCCCATGAGAACATAAGCACCCTGCTGAAGAAGAAGATGTTCCTTGTAAAATGA
- the si:dkey-86e18.1 gene encoding uncharacterized protein LOC557342: MARNEEKQLGKLNRLWLQKERDEGRIKDVHEPRPKLATLNSAAAVKKWMPSIKKEIKYYLQQSQLSHYPERKIEEFRLHIEELEREYKRYVKKLRSLDPACKHKPWEPRAYTKRRRETVSGPNTSKKTCLDTLVREEEVNEDTNSEENHTLLTNVQQLCTPSASEPPDQDAPLCFDQSRLAVAVASSRVALAGQQQDTGTLTRVLFCGLPNLHSLPLAQTAAQERTQKLSDAETQQRKTRHLLGLDCYSSSSEEEI, encoded by the exons ATGGCGAGAAACGAAGAAAAACAGCTGGGAAAACTGAACCGACTGTGGTTGCAGAAAGAGAGAGACG aGGGTCGAATCAAAGATGTCCATGAGCCCAGACCAAAGCTT GCAACGTTAAATTCAGCGGCAGCAGTAAAGAAGTGGATGCCAAGCATCAAGAAGGAGATCAAGTACTATCTGCAG CAGTCGCAGTTATCTCACTACCCAGAGAGGAAAATAGAGGAGTTCCGGTTGCATATTGAAGAACTAGAGAGAGAATACAAACGCTACGTGAAGAAACTGCGCTCTCTAGATCCTGCCTGCAAACACAAGCCCTGGGAGCCTCGAGCTTATACCAAGAGGAGACGGGAGACTGTCAGTGGCCCAAACACAT CTAAGAAAACATGCCTTGACACGCTTGTCAGAGAGGAGGAAGTTAATGAGGACACGAACTCAGAAGAAAACCACACACTTCTGACTAACGTCCAACAGCTTTGCACACCGTCAGCCTCTGAACCACCAGACCAGGATGCCCCGTTGTGTTTTGATCAGTCCCGGCTGGCTGTGGCGGTGGCCAGTTCACGTGTGGCTTTGGCAGGGCAGCAACAGGACACAGGTACGCTGACTCGAGTGCTGTTCTGTGGCCTGCCAAACCTCCACAGCCTCCCGCTCGCACAGACTGCAGCACAGGAGAGAACACAGAAGCTTTCAGATGCTGAAACACAACAgagaaaaacaagacatttaCTGGGACTCGACTGCTACTCGTCATCCTCAGAGGAGGAGATTTAG
- the caiap gene encoding CARD- and ANK-domain containing inflammasome adapter protein yields the protein MGSTSFTNPYAIEVIQMKRSELVSGILNPEDLLDLLIANGVLQPDIRVLVSDLTVREEKNSRMLNILISRGERACRIFFYPCLKRAEPDLYQHMRTYVGGVNEGIRDARRQLIGYLLEKDKQGLVKNSKPERIHPKSTANEPNNEPLNKQILKSESNHHDAILEAISSGDLYLLQELTKELDVNSVLSSNDTLLHHAAEYGKEAIVYFLLRQGAKLDLKDKEGRTALHRAAQRGHTAVAVALAKAGADIHATDQTSKTPLHLAAQNGHEGCVKALVHEEKKSLKNQTTVLHMAAIEDNATLAEVLLRNGALVDAQDGQRKTALHHAVRHGNEKTAAVLLKAGAQVDSRIVDAAFQLNRKSLLSLFLQHVHESMSQTEINAALFKAVQRNLDAVVAALIEHGADVNSCNELGYTPVLLAAELGNGEAFKVLVSKKAKLDERLPNQMSSLHLAVQSGSIQIAQILLHKGIDPNISGPKDQTPLHLSASHNQPAMMALLLRVGAQLNPVTQDGFTPLHLASQNGHTEAVAQLLEAKADVHAKDKQGRTALHWAAEQGEVAIIQSLLAAGAYSNASEREKKTPLHLAAAEGHTKAVSALLAGKAKVGAKDMDGCSPLHYAARNGKERAGSVLLASSKSKNVDDKNVWRRTALHLAAEHGHEALVGILLENKAKINALDNNKDTPLHCACKTGHLGTVQRLINWTNGERANLQATNNVKKNALQVAEAGDTEAHENISTLLKKKMFLVK from the exons ATGGGCTCAACCAGCTTTACCAATCCCTACGCCATTGAAGTCATCCAGATGAAGAGAAGCGAGTTAGTCAGTGGCATCTTAAATCCAGAGGACCTGCTTGATCTTCTCATTGCGAATGGAGTTCTTCAACCTGACATCCGAGTCTTGGTGTCCGACCTCACAGTGCGAGAGGAGAAGAACTCCAGGATGTTAAACATCTTGATCTCCAGAGGAGAACGTGCCTGCCGCATCTTCTTCTACCCTTGTCTGAAAAGAGCGGAACCTGACCTTTACCAGCACATGAGAACGTATGTGGGTGGAGTTAATGAGGGCATTAGAGATGCGCGGAGACAACTAATAGGATATCTGCTGGAGAAAGACAAACAAGGCCTTGTCAAAAACTCAAAACCAGAGAGAATCCATCCCAAGTCTACAGCAAACGAGCCTAATAATGAGCCTTTAAACAAGCAGATCCTCAAATCCGAAAGTAACCACCATGATGCCATCCTCGAAGCCATATCTTCAGGCGATTTATATCTCCTTCAGGAGCTCACTAAAGAATTGGATGTCAACAGTGTGCTCTCGTCTAATGATACTCTTCTACACCATGCTGCTGAATACGGTAAGGAGGCCATTGTGTATTTTCTGCTTAGACAAGGAGCGAAACTGGATTTGAAGGACAAGGAGGGCCGTACAGCCCTACACAGAGCTGCACAACGGGGCCACACCGCTGTTGCTGTGGCCCTTGCGAAGGCTGGTGCGGATATTCATGCTACCGACCAAACTTCTAAGACTCCTTTGCATCTGGCTGCACAAAATGGACATGAAGGGTGTGTTAAAGCTCTAGTGCACGAAGAAAAGAAAAGCCTTAAGAATCAGACAACAGTACTGCATATGGCGGCCATTGAAGATAATGCAACACTGGCAGAAGTTCTTCTAAGAAACGGCGCTTTAGTAGATGCACAAGATGGTCAAAGGAAAACAGCTCTTCATCACGCAGTTCGCCACGGAAATGAGAAAACCGCAGCGGTCTTGTTGAAGGCTGGAGCTCAGGTGGACTCCAGGATCGTGGATGCTGCTTTCCAGCTAAACAGAAAGTCTCTCCTCTCTCTATTTTTGCAGCATGTCCACGAGTCCATGTCTCAGACTGAGATAAATGCGGCTCTTTTTAAAGCGGTTCAGAGGAACTTGGATGCGGTCGTGGCTGCACTTATTGAGCACGGTGCAGATGTCAATAGCTGCAATGAGCTTGGATACACACCTGTGCTTCTGGCTGCAGAGCTGGGAAATGGGGAGGCTTTTAAAGTGCTGGTCTCCAAAAAGGCCAAGCTGGATGAGAGACTGCCGAACCAGATGTCCAGTCTTCATTTGGCTGTTCAAAGCGGCAGCATACAAATAGCGCAG ATATTGTTGCATAAGGGCATAGACCCCAACATCAGTGGCCCTAAAGATCAGACTCCTCTCCATCTCAGTGCATCCCATAATCAGCCAGCCATGATGGCACTGCTACTGCGTGTGGGGGCTCAGCTCAATCCCGTCACCCAGGATGGATTCACTCCACTGCACCTCGCCAGCCAAAATGGCCACACTGAAGCAGTCGCCCAACTGCTAGAGGCCAAAGCCGATGTCCATGCCAAAGACAAACAGGGAAGAACAGCCTTGCACTGGGCGGCAGAACAAGGAGAAGTGGCCATCATACAATCACTTCTCGCTGCTGGAGCGTATTCAAATGCCTCAGAAAGAGAGAAGAAAACCCCATTGCATCTGGCTGCAGCGGAGGGACACACTAAGGCAGTTTCAGCACTGTTGGCTGGTAAAgctaaagttggagctaaagacATGGACGGCTGCTCACCACTGCATTACGCTGCTCGAAACGGAAAGGAAAGAGCAGGCAGTGTTCTTCTCGCATCGAGTAAGAGCAAGAATGTGGATGATAAGAACGTGTGGAGGAGGACTGCTCTGCATTTAGCTGCAGAGCATGGTCATGAGGCGCTGGTTGGCATTTTACTGGAGAATAAAGCAAAGATTAACGCCCTGGATAACAATAAAGACACACCACTTCACTGTGCTTGCAAGACTGGGCATTTGGGAACGGTACAGAGACTGATCAACTGGACAAATGGAGAACGGGCAAATCTTCAGGCTACTAATAATGTGAAGAAAAACGCACTTCAGGTGGCTGAAGCAGGGGACACAGAGGCCCATGAGAACATAAGCACCCTGCTGAAGAAGAAGATGTTCCTTGTAAAATGA